A stretch of Fulvia fulva chromosome 4, complete sequence DNA encodes these proteins:
- a CDS encoding Soluble epoxide hydrolase encodes MGNELAETYDHEGRPVTHGRVRVNGIRLHYITSGTGPALLLLHGTPKNSFYWYRLWPLLSQHFTLVAPDLRGFGYTDKPPSTDGYDSKEQAADVADLMTHLGHDKFHVHGEDRGADYAYAVAGLYRDRVLSLSFCEMLLSGLGLEESSFWTRENVTAQFREDGVWCWHLGFFAIPHIPEMLITGKEYEFWEMFIKQECYNPANIEPKALNHWIECVKQPGCLRGILETYRAGFKNGDINRELAKTPLEIPVMVVGAPEFFGPKVEECALKFARKENIRKSEIYRKCGHSLALEQPERLARDLKEFMLGKK; translated from the exons ATGGGCAACGAACTTGCAGAAACCTACGACCACGAAGGCAGACCCGTAACGCACGGCAGAGTCCGCGTCAACGGAATCCGCCTGCACTACATCACCTCCGGCACGGGTCCAGCACTCCTCCTCCTCCACGGCACACCCAAGAACTCCTTCTACTGGTATCGTCTCTGGCCGTTACTATCTCAACACTTCACACTCGTAGCACCAGATCTCCGTGGCTTCGGATACACCGACAAGCCTCCCAGCACAGATGGATACGACTCAAAGGAGCAGGCTGCAGATGTGGCAGATCTGATGACGCATCTTGGGCATGACAAGTTTCATGTTCATGGTGAGGATCGTGGAGCGGATTATGCCTATGCTGTGGCTGGACTTTACCGAGATCGGGTGTTGAGTTTGAGCTTCTGTGAGATGTTGTTGAGCGGGCTGGGATTGGAGGAGAGCAGTTTCTGGACCAGGGAGAATGTTACTGCGCAGTTTAGGGAGGATGGTGTTTGGTGTTGG CATCTCGGCTTCTTCGCCATCCCCCACATCCCCGAAATGCTCATAACCGGCAAAGAATACGAATTCTGGGAGATGTTCATCAAGCAAGAATGCTACAACCCCGCCAACATCGAGCCCAAAGCCCTCAACCACTGGATCGAATGCGTCAAGCAACCTGGATGTCTCCGCGGGATCCTAGAAACATATCGCGCCGGTTTCAAGAATGGCGATATTAACCGGGAGCTTGCCAAGACGCCGTTGGAGATTCCGGTTATGGTGGTGGGAGCGCCGGAGTTCTTTGGGCCGAAGGTCGAGGAGTGTGCGTTGAAGTTTGCGAGGAAGGAGAATATTAGAAAGAGTGAGATTTATCGCAAGTGTGGGCATTCGTTGGCGTTAGAGCAGCCGGAGAGGTTGGCGAGGGATTTGAAGGAGTTTATGTTGGGGAAGAAGTAG
- a CDS encoding ATP-dependent RNA helicase DBP2, protein MLGMILLVDDDQRRTNNEIVNCMRILTRVIPFIYEAQHLRDWHDSFFWEPRRPWSAEPKREIREDMHIGKPLGQETLEIVTNYLFFSGIGRLSYGTADPLPAGGKHEKNQQEVITSTGCLLQLGVVLGSKHHSPAGFFTARHHVAPAACAARSHEQPSAPFSTPESPPTTHAFWKQMLDKYTFVGDGFVDFTESRYIGNFLDAWMGQEREPGHQPEKHWHIAVSVGGACKEKWIAVKLLARIQRANDEKVWNRVEAPTVAARTPAEVDEFCRVNQIIIQGRRVPKSVETFDEAGFPNYVMSEVKAQGFP, encoded by the exons ATGCTCGGCATGATCTTGCTTGTTGACGACGACCAGCGCCGCACCAACAACGAGATCGTCAACTGCATGCGCATCCTCACCCGCGTGATTCCATTCATCTACGAAGCCCAGCACCTCAGAGACTGGCATGACAGCTTCTTCTGGGAGCCCCGCCGCCCATGGTCGGCCGAACCCAAGCGAGAAATACGAGAAGACATGCACATCGGCAAGCCACTTGGACAAGAGACGTTGGAGATTGTCACCAACTATCTCTTCTTCAGCGGCATCGGCAGGTTGTCCTACGGGAC TGCTGACCCTCTTCCAGCAGGTGGGAAGCACGAGAAGAACCAGCAAGAGGTCATCACGTCGACAG GCTGCTTGTTGCAG CTTGGCGTCGTGTTAGGGAGCAAGCATCACTCTCCCGCCGGCTTTTTCACCGCAAGACACCACGTCGCACCGGCGGCGTGCGCCGCACGAAGCCATGAACAACCATCGGCACCGTTCAGCACTCCAGAGTCACCCCCGACCACGCACGCATTC TGGAAGCAGATGCTTGACAAGTACACCTTTGTCGGCGACGGATTCGTCGACTTCACCGAGTCTCGCTACATCGGCAATTTCCTCGACGCCTGGATGGGCCAAGAGCGGGAGCCGGGCCACCAGCCAGAGAAGC ATTGGCACATTGCCGTCTCTGTTGGCGGCGCCTGCAAAGAGAAGTGGATTGCAGTCAAGCTGCTTGCTCGGATACAACGTGCGAACGACGAGAAGGTGTGGAATCGTGTG GAGGCTCCAACTGTCGCAGCTCGCACACCAGCCGAGGTCGACGAGTTCTGCCGCGTCAACCAAATCATCATTCAAGGTCGCCGTGTGCCAAAGTCAGTCGAGACCTTCGACGAGGCTGGTTTCCCGAACTATGTCATGAGCGAGGTCAAGGCACAAGGCTTCCCGTAG